The DNA region CTGCGGCTTGatcccctccctcggcgCACACAACCCCACAAAATCATGCTTCCTGCTCTTGGTCACAGCCTCATACCTCAGATCGCACCTCAACGCACCGTTAATCTTGACATCACTAGCAAAATGTGCGCAGGTGTCCACTGCCGGCTTGCAAAGAGGAAGGCAGTACTTtgcctcggccgccttggGCCTCTCCCCGTTGGCGCAGACGACCTTGATAGGCTCACACATGGAGTTGCTTGGGCACTTGTCACCTGCTCCGCATGGCTCGAGGCCGGCTCTTTTGACGGCGAAGCCGGCTACAATGTCGCCTTCGTTGAAGATGGGAACACCGTCGGGGTCTTGGCCGGGGCCGCCTCGGGTAGTCGTGGTGTTGATGACTATTTGGGCGTCTTGAGCGGTGGGCCGGGTGGGAGCTGGGACAGGAGCAGGCTGGTTGGGCAATTTGGCGTATCCCGTCGAGTCGTCGACGCAAAGACCGGGGTCTGTCCAGGCAGCTTTGGCGACATCGCTCCACAGTTGTGTCATGTTGTAGATGTTGCGGACAGTGTAGAAAATGCGACAGTGGGCGGCCTCGTACTGGAACTGCCTCGGGACGTGCTCGGCGTTGGGATCCTTCTCCCAGTCAGACTTGAGGATCTCGTCGCGGAGGTTAAGCCCGGCGTGGTGAATCCAGAGCCCGGTGTCTCTTGTTTCGTAGTCGATGGGAATGTTTGGGAGTGACGAGTTGTCCGGGAGGAGTTGGCCGGTGAACTGGAACATCCAGTCGAGAATATGGTTGGAGTAAGCGCGTGTGCCACGGCTTCCAGAGACAGCTTGCATCGGACCCGTCTCGGGACGGCCACCAGCGACGATGGTACGTACACCCGCTTGGGTCATAAACCCAACAAAGAGGGAGCAGGTGGACGAGCAGAGGCCATCAGTGAGAATGACGATGTCTTCGGGCTTCCACGCCTGCTTGGTGGTGACAGGATTGCCGCCATAGCCGTACGGGTCGTCTTCCACCGTCTCGATGCTGAATGCCGAGTAAAGAACTTGATCGTCGGAGAGGTTCAGCCTCTCGACCTTTGAGAACGTATCCTTGCGGTAGCTGGCCGATCCAGGACTGTACTGGGCCCAGTTGTCATACGTAGTGTTTGTGAGAGGGTTGATTTTGGTGGCGACGACAAACTCGTTGGCTGCCTCATCCCACTGATCAAACAGTTGCACATCGTCTTCGGGATCCAACCCTTTCCACCACTCGGTAATGGTATCTCCCACCAAATCACCCAGAGGATGGCTTCGTCTGCGACTGCCAGCCCAGGTCCACGGCAGGGAATCAGGCTCCTGGGGGAAGAAACGACGGAATGTGTCGAAGGCAAGGTTGGGGGATCCACCTCGGTTCTGTTGGAGATCGATGATGATCTTTTTCACGTTCCTGTCCTCCGCCTTGGTGATGAACTCCTGGACTGTGTTGCTAAAATTCTTGGCCTCTTCGGGGAACTGCTCGAAGGTCGGGATGGAAAGAATTCCAACGTCATCCTGGAAGTAGCCGGTGACTACTCCACCGCCAGAAATAGTGAGAAACGGCTGCGCAACTTCGGGCTTTGGGAATGCCTCGTCACTCTCTTCTAACCAGTCCGTATCGATCTTGATCTCGATAAGTTTCAAgccatcctctccttcaaAGTCAAAGACGAGACCGGAATCCGATGAGTCCTCGATGACTTCCACTGGCGGCACTAAGCCGAGGACGAAATAGTTGTAAAAGTCCCCAGCAGTCTCGAGAGGTCCAGGGCTGTGGATTTGATTCAGGAGAGCGAGCCAGTTGTCGTTCCATTCGGTTCCATCCTCTAGCTTCACGTTAAAAGTGTCGTCAAGTCCATTGCCTGGATAGAACAGGAGTTGACCGCCCAGAGTGCCGTAGAAGCCCTGGATATCGTTGGTGGGGTGCTCAAACATGTCGTTCCAATCGGCATGACTTTCGAGATAGCCAAACGCGTTCCGGCTGGAGAACTGCGCAAGGAATTCAGTGGCATCAACACCATTGATGGTCGCCACTGGAGACGGCTCTTCCGCCCAGCCGTTGTTCCGTGCTTTCACAATATCATCCTTCAGGTAAATTCTTGGTAGTGCTTTCCCATCCAGAGAGGCAGAGACGAAGTCGAAGGGGCTTGCAAAGCTGAAAGCGGCGGTGATGCCAATGTAGAGATTGACATGGTCGTCGTGGATGGCGTGGACGATGGAGTGGATGTCGTATTCGAAATCCAATTGTCTGATGTACTGATCATCGAGGACCTTCTGCTTGACTCTCCCAAGTTCGGCAACCACGTCGACTGCTGGTTGTTGATACTCGGCAGGAGGAGACTCGAGGTAGGCCAAAGTGCTTTGGAACTGcagggtggtgttgtagtaCTCGATAAAGCGGAGTCCAACGTCTTTGAGGAAGGGGACGGCGGTTAAACAAGAGTAGACGTCAGAGGCGTTGAATACGGGGAAGAACTCTGTGCTGGCGTCAGTTTCGTCAACATAAATAACTGGGGAAATCCCTCACGTAGCTTGAGGTCCTCCTCAATGATATCGAAGAGCGCACCACATGGTCTGCCCGTATCGTTTGCCGCACGTCGATTGAGTAGACTCGGACGGGGTCCTGGCCTGGCATTGACAGAGTCAAAAATGCCTGAAAGAACGAAGCTGCTCCAGAGGAGCAATCTGGGAACGAACGTCATGGTCGTGTAACAGACGCAAATAAAAGTCCTTCACAGTCGCTGCCCACATCGTGACAACGAGGGAGGCCCGTCCCTTTTGCTTAAATCCCATCCCTATTGCTCCCCTCCCGTCCCTCCTAGGCGCATCCTGCAGAGCCGCGAACACGAAAATAGTGCAAGGCAACCTCCAAAGAAAACATGCGGTTCTCGGAGTCGTAAAAATCAGCCAATCGCTTATGATCAGTCAGCTTTTAGCCCCCAAACACCCCTCCAATTTCCCAGGACCTATTTGGCAGGTACCGCTGACCAGCTACCTTTTTGCTGCAGATAGCAGGTTCCTGCCTAGCTCAATGAAACCGCGCCAAGGCGTGAGGGCCTATGGGGGCTGAGTGGATCGGTACCATGCATTAGCGTATTCAATGTTACCTTGATCCCTTATTTGGGCAGGTGCACCTTGTGTGCTATATGTTCATTGGAAAGCGGCGGCCAGCCTCACCTTGGCACTCTTATTCTATCCGGTGTCAGATTTTAGACGCAGGAAGCTGCATGAAGCCATTCTTTCCAACTCCCCCTCGATGGCCAAGAACAACAATTTGATGCTGGTGATATCCACCCCACTTTCGCACAGGTCCATCACACCATTTGCTATCCGTACACTCATTACCTTATTAGAATGTCTTCACCTTCACAAGTTGTTGACGGGGTTATCATCTCGTCCAATCCTGCCGACTGCCTGGGACCGCCGGCACCATGGTTTTTTGACTACATTTTTGACAGCTTGGAGTATGATCGCTGGGTCAAGAGCGTTCCTTCTCGCCTTCTGAGGCTGGTAGGTGGCCCAGGATCCGGCAAGACTTCGTTCGCCGCACTGGCAGTAAACCGTCTCCGACAGAATGCCCAAGCCCATCATAACCATCAAAAGCCGCCTCTTGTCTTGTCAGTATTTCTCAAGCCCCTCACTGTTCGTGATGCCAGCGCAGCGGTTCACCAGGAACAAAACGCCATTCCATTCGGCGTTCAATTCTTGGCGGAGATTGAGAGACAAATAGATGCCAAGATTGGTGTCAACAGCGATCtttctccacctccctcccctcagaCTCAGATCGACGGTACAGCACTTCTCAACAGTATCAGATTCAAGCTCTTCCGACTCTCAGACGTCTGGCTTGTGGTGGACGACCTCGACTGTCTGTGGCCTATCAGGAAAGAATATCTCGAAGTGGAAGAACGACTGGAGCAACTTCGTGGCATTGGCGTCAGAGTCCTCCTCACCTCTCGTACTCCTTTTCAACTCTCTACTCAGAAACCAATTTGCGACGTTTCTCTCGAGAATGAGTACGATCACGATGAAGAACAGCATGAAGGTCGACCTGGTCTGATAACGTGGTGGGAATGTAATTTGGACCACGATAGCACTGGAGGGCCCTTTTGGATCTGTCAGAAGTGCAAAGAGGCTGGATATGCTTGTGGGAATGAGTGAGATACCTTCAGCTCCGTCACATCGATGTGCATTCACTCGCGCATACCCCCGTCACTAACCCCTG from Podospora pseudopauciseta strain CBS 411.78 chromosome 6, whole genome shotgun sequence includes:
- a CDS encoding hypothetical protein (COG:S; EggNog:ENOG503P0B4), translating into MTFVPRLLLWSSFVLSGIFDSVNARPGPRPSLLNRRAANDTGRPCGALFDIIEEDLKLQFFPVFNASDVYSCLTAVPFLKDVGLRFIEYYNTTLQFQSTLAYLESPPAEYQQPAVDVVAELGRVKQKVLDDQYIRQLDFEYDIHSIVHAIHDDHVNLYIGITAAFSFASPFDFVSASLDGKALPRIYLKDDIVKARNNGWAEEPSPVATINGVDATEFLAQFSSRNAFGYLESHADWNDMFEHPTNDIQGFYGTLGGQLLFYPGNGLDDTFNVKLEDGTEWNDNWLALLNQIHSPGPLETAGDFYNYFVLGLVPPVEVIEDSSDSGLVFDFEGEDGLKLIEIKIDTDWLEESDEAFPKPEVAQPFLTISGGGVVTGYFQDDVGILSIPTFEQFPEEAKNFSNTVQEFITKAEDRNVKKIIIDLQQNRGGSPNLAFDTFRRFFPQEPDSLPWTWAGSRRRSHPLGDLVGDTITEWWKGLDPEDDVQLFDQWDEAANEFVVATKINPLTNTTYDNWAQYSPGSASYRKDTFSKVERLNLSDDQVLYSAFSIETVEDDPYGYGGNPVTTKQAWKPEDIVILTDGLCSSTCSLFVGFMTQAGVRTIVAGGRPETGPMQAVSGSRGTRAYSNHILDWMFQFTGQLLPDNSSLPNIPIDYETRDTGLWIHHAGLNLRDEILKSDWEKDPNAEHVPRQFQYEAAHCRIFYTVRNIYNMTQLWSDVAKAAWTDPGLCVDDSTGYAKLPNQPAPVPAPTRPTAQDAQIVINTTTTRGGPGQDPDGVPIFNEGDIVAGFAVKRAGLEPCGAGDKCPSNSMCEPIKVVCANGERPKAAEAKYCLPLCKPAVDTCAHFASDVKINGALRCDLRYEAVTKSRKHDFVGLCAPREGIKPQNLCPGRPTA